A portion of the Verrucomicrobiia bacterium genome contains these proteins:
- a CDS encoding c-type cytochrome gives MNRTLLLALGLAAGSFGSALAAETPDAKTLRTKALELLAPLPDRMPGSENDTPERVALGQKLFFEKRLSLNQSQSCNTCHRVDEGKGGVDNEPTSPGAKGERGGRNSPTVLNAGFHVAQFWDGRAETLEDQAKGPVLNPIEMAMPAPEVVLERLNADAGYAAAFKKAFPGEATPVSYDNFARAVAAFERTLITRDRFDDFLKGDDSALTLNERAGLNEFLTIGCTTCHYGPLLGGNNYKKIGIVNVYENDADKGRIEVTKEEYDELVFKVPSLRNIALTWPYFHDGRQATLRDAVKSMAWLQLGLELDATQLDRLVAFLQTLTDKPRVAAK, from the coding sequence ATGAATCGCACATTGCTCCTTGCCCTCGGCCTCGCGGCCGGCTCCTTCGGCTCCGCGCTGGCTGCCGAAACACCCGACGCGAAAACCCTTCGCACCAAGGCCCTCGAATTGCTGGCGCCGCTTCCCGACAGGATGCCGGGATCTGAAAACGATACTCCGGAGCGCGTGGCTCTGGGTCAGAAGCTGTTCTTTGAAAAGCGGCTGTCGCTGAATCAATCCCAGTCGTGCAACACCTGTCACCGGGTGGATGAAGGCAAGGGCGGTGTGGACAACGAGCCCACCTCCCCGGGAGCCAAGGGCGAGCGAGGGGGCCGGAATTCGCCCACGGTGCTCAACGCCGGCTTCCATGTCGCCCAGTTCTGGGACGGCCGCGCGGAGACGCTGGAGGACCAGGCCAAGGGCCCGGTGTTGAACCCGATCGAAATGGCCATGCCCGCCCCGGAGGTCGTGCTGGAACGTTTGAACGCCGACGCCGGGTACGCCGCGGCGTTCAAGAAGGCCTTTCCGGGCGAGGCGACACCCGTCAGCTACGACAATTTCGCGCGCGCCGTGGCGGCCTTCGAGCGGACGTTGATCACCCGTGACCGGTTCGATGACTTCCTCAAGGGGGACGACAGCGCGCTGACCCTGAATGAACGGGCCGGATTGAACGAATTCCTCACGATTGGCTGCACGACGTGCCACTACGGTCCGTTGCTAGGGGGGAACAACTACAAGAAGATCGGGATCGTGAACGTCTACGAAAACGATGCCGACAAGGGGCGGATCGAGGTCACCAAGGAGGAGTACGACGAGCTGGTGTTCAAGGTGCCCAGCCTTCGCAACATCGCCCTCACCTGGCCCTATTTTCACGATGGCAGGCAGGCAACACTGCGCGATGCGGTCAAGTCCATGGCGTGGCTCCAGCTT
- a CDS encoding trypsin-like peptidase domain-containing protein: MISISVSRTHRAIAAALLLLPALPGRGTEPVRPLDLARQLNEAFVAVVESVSPAVVVIDVAQREVTEEFNASNPWLELLPEGWREQLRREQEQRRQQRRQNPPDGPRFDGQGSGMIVSPEGDVLTNHHVVEGAEKLRIRLRDGRKFDVEVRGSDPDSDLAVLRIKNPPADLPAITFGDSDKVRVGEFAIAIGAPYRLDYSVSVGHISAKGRSDLMGGMFDQAFLQTDANINPGNSGGPLVDIEGRVIGVNSMIRGLNSGIGFAIPSNLAREITSRLVEDGRFVRAWLGISIGALREDENVRRTVPDLEDGVVVTGIAPDGPSSRARPRLQPSDVITAVDGRAVAGPNELRAIVSRKRPGSTVVLDVRRAGDSLEVQVEPGALPPAEERMIQFTRRSRDRDVRETHGIEVEALPAAQESNGSPPGGVRVSAVLPGSVAASEGVQPGDVLSEINHQPVDSPQQARRMLEASDLSRGILLRLEREGQETFRVLRPRRE; encoded by the coding sequence GTGATCTCAATTTCGGTCTCCCGCACCCACCGTGCGATCGCAGCCGCGCTGCTGCTCCTCCCGGCCCTGCCAGGACGCGGTACGGAGCCCGTCCGACCTCTGGACCTGGCCCGTCAGTTGAACGAGGCCTTTGTGGCCGTGGTGGAATCGGTGTCGCCCGCCGTGGTGGTGATTGATGTGGCGCAGCGGGAGGTGACCGAGGAGTTCAACGCCTCCAACCCATGGCTCGAGCTCCTGCCCGAGGGATGGCGGGAACAGCTCCGCCGCGAGCAGGAACAGCGCCGTCAGCAACGCCGCCAGAATCCCCCCGATGGCCCCCGGTTCGATGGCCAGGGGTCGGGAATGATCGTGAGCCCGGAGGGGGACGTCCTCACGAACCACCACGTGGTCGAGGGCGCCGAAAAACTCCGGATCCGGCTTCGGGACGGCCGGAAGTTTGACGTGGAGGTTCGCGGATCGGATCCCGACTCCGATCTTGCGGTCCTCCGGATCAAGAATCCCCCCGCAGACCTCCCCGCGATCACCTTCGGCGATTCCGACAAGGTCCGCGTTGGCGAATTCGCGATCGCCATTGGAGCCCCCTACCGGCTCGACTACAGCGTCAGCGTCGGTCACATCAGCGCCAAGGGTCGCAGCGATCTGATGGGCGGCATGTTCGATCAGGCCTTCCTCCAGACCGATGCCAACATCAATCCGGGGAACTCGGGCGGCCCCCTTGTGGACATCGAGGGACGGGTGATCGGGGTCAACTCGATGATCCGGGGACTCAACTCCGGCATCGGATTTGCCATTCCGTCCAATCTGGCCCGCGAGATCACGTCCCGACTGGTTGAGGACGGACGGTTTGTCCGCGCCTGGCTCGGCATCTCCATCGGAGCCCTCCGGGAGGATGAGAACGTCCGGCGCACGGTTCCCGACCTGGAGGATGGCGTGGTGGTGACCGGAATCGCGCCGGACGGACCTTCGAGCCGCGCCCGCCCCCGGCTGCAACCCAGCGATGTCATCACCGCGGTGGACGGCCGGGCCGTGGCGGGTCCAAACGAATTGCGCGCCATTGTCTCGCGAAAGCGCCCGGGATCCACGGTGGTGCTCGACGTCCGGCGGGCCGGCGATTCCCTCGAAGTTCAGGTGGAGCCCGGGGCACTGCCCCCCGCGGAAGAGCGGATGATCCAGTTCACGCGGCGATCACGCGACCGCGATGTTCGGGAGACCCACGGCATTGAAGTCGAAGCCTTGCCGGCGGCCCAGGAGTCCAACGGGTCGCCTCCGGGCGGCGTGCGGGTGTCGGCGGTCCTCCCGGGCAGCGTGGCCGCAAGCGAAGGCGTCCAACCGGGGGACGTCCTTTCCGAGATCAACCACCAACCGGTGGATTCGCCCCAGCAAGCCCGGAGAATGCTGGAGGCATCCGACCTCAGCCGCGGGATCCTGCTGCGCCTCGAACGCGAGGGTCAGGAAACGTTCCGCGTGTTGCGACCGCGGAGGGAATGA